A single region of the Halorussus gelatinilyticus genome encodes:
- a CDS encoding acyl-CoA dehydrogenase family protein, with amino-acid sequence MELLADDIVPEYARDVKHEAREFAEEYIAPNAEEYFREATYPEDILEAGQDAGLVAQDLGEDLGGRGFDVVQMLAVAEEWFRADAGIALTLQLASFGAEIVEAHGTDDQKEEYLRPVAEGDQITGLAVSEPDTGSDLSGMQTTAEKDEETGEWVLNGEKYWIGNGVEGDWLTVYARTGDDEDNRYGNHSLFIVPTDTEGYDAEHIPEKMGMRASKQAHIVFDDCRIPDENLVGYEGAGFMLLAEFFNHGRTVVAGHGLGLAAAAIEEAWEFVHGREEFGRTIADFQAVQHGLADMRMEFESARALTYRAAEKVRDGDDAGLWAAMAKTKATEVATDCAEQGMQFHGGRSILTDRRIARVYRDVRIPVVYEGANEIQRNLIYRQS; translated from the coding sequence ATGGAACTCCTCGCAGACGACATCGTTCCGGAGTACGCCCGCGACGTCAAGCACGAAGCCCGAGAGTTCGCCGAGGAGTACATCGCACCCAACGCCGAGGAGTACTTCCGCGAGGCGACGTACCCCGAGGACATCCTCGAAGCCGGACAGGACGCCGGACTCGTCGCGCAAGACCTCGGCGAGGACTTGGGCGGCCGCGGCTTCGACGTGGTGCAGATGCTCGCCGTCGCCGAGGAGTGGTTCCGCGCGGACGCCGGCATCGCGCTCACGCTCCAACTCGCCAGTTTCGGCGCGGAAATCGTGGAGGCCCACGGGACCGACGACCAGAAAGAGGAGTACCTGCGCCCGGTCGCCGAGGGCGACCAGATAACCGGCCTCGCCGTCTCGGAACCCGACACGGGGAGCGACCTGTCGGGGATGCAGACGACGGCGGAGAAGGACGAGGAGACCGGCGAGTGGGTGCTGAACGGCGAGAAGTACTGGATCGGAAACGGCGTCGAGGGCGACTGGCTGACCGTCTACGCCCGGACCGGCGACGACGAGGACAACCGCTACGGCAACCACTCGCTGTTCATCGTGCCCACGGACACCGAGGGGTACGACGCCGAACACATCCCCGAGAAGATGGGGATGCGCGCGAGCAAGCAGGCCCACATCGTCTTCGACGACTGCCGGATTCCCGACGAGAATCTGGTGGGCTACGAGGGCGCCGGCTTCATGCTCCTCGCGGAGTTCTTCAACCACGGCCGGACGGTCGTGGCCGGGCACGGCCTCGGTCTCGCCGCGGCCGCCATCGAGGAGGCGTGGGAGTTCGTCCACGGCCGCGAGGAGTTCGGACGCACCATCGCGGACTTTCAGGCGGTCCAGCACGGCCTCGCCGACATGCGCATGGAGTTCGAGTCGGCCCGCGCGCTGACCTACCGCGCCGCCGAGAAGGTCCGCGACGGCGACGACGCGGGACTGTGGGCCGCGATGGCGAAGACGAAGGCGACCGAGGTCGCGACCGACTGCGCCGAGCAGGGGATGCAGTTCCACGGCGGGCGCTCGATTCTGACCGACCGGCGCATCGCGCGGGTCTACCGCGACGTTCGCATCCCGGTGGTCTACGAAGGGGCCAACGAGATTCAGCGGAATCTCATTTATAGGCAGTCCTGA
- a CDS encoding long-chain fatty acid--CoA ligase: MGGTDPTLRPFLWRAAKMYPDTEIVSRTGRGIERYDYAEFEDRTGKLANALDSAGVASGDRVATFCWNHHRHFETYFGVPNSGAQLHTINPLLPDHHIEYIVENADDRLIFVDPSLVEKLEGPADSEAFEAVEQFVVMGEEVPDTSLEPITDYESFVGDESTEYDWPDLSADTKAGMCYTSGTTGKPKGVEYTQQMLWSHTMATLTPQGLEFDESDVIMPVVPMFHVNAWGMPYSATAAGAKHVYPGPAPEPADLATLIEEEGVTFTAGVPTVWLGLLEYLDENDADLSSLETIVIGGSAAPEAVIRRFDEEYDVDVLHAWGMTETAPIGSVSHLKAGMEDWDADARYEKRGKQGLIVPGLEFKVVEDDGNEVPWNGEDFGELYIRGPWVTQSYFERPEANEEEFEDGWLKTGDVVTVDTDGYIKIVDRAKDVIKSGGEWISSLELENALMAHDDVSEATVIGVPHERWQERPVAFVVPVEGADEEALREEILADIEAEYPRWWTPDELVFIDEVPKTATGKFDKKVLREEYSDESLVEGRVPEEAAPDEE; the protein is encoded by the coding sequence ATGGGCGGAACTGACCCCACGCTTCGACCGTTTCTCTGGCGCGCGGCCAAGATGTACCCGGACACCGAAATCGTCTCTCGGACCGGACGAGGAATCGAGCGATACGACTACGCCGAGTTCGAGGACCGGACCGGCAAGTTAGCGAACGCGCTCGACTCGGCGGGCGTCGCGTCGGGCGACCGGGTAGCGACGTTCTGTTGGAACCACCACCGCCACTTCGAGACGTACTTCGGCGTACCCAACTCCGGCGCGCAACTGCACACCATCAACCCGCTCCTTCCCGACCATCACATCGAGTACATCGTGGAGAACGCGGACGACCGGCTCATCTTCGTGGACCCCTCTCTGGTGGAGAAGTTAGAGGGTCCCGCCGACTCCGAGGCCTTCGAGGCCGTCGAGCAGTTCGTCGTGATGGGCGAGGAGGTGCCTGACACGTCGCTCGAACCGATTACGGACTACGAGTCGTTCGTCGGTGACGAATCCACGGAGTACGACTGGCCGGACCTCTCGGCCGACACGAAGGCCGGGATGTGCTACACCTCCGGGACGACCGGCAAGCCGAAGGGCGTCGAGTACACCCAGCAGATGCTCTGGTCGCACACGATGGCGACGCTGACGCCTCAAGGTCTCGAATTCGACGAGTCGGACGTCATCATGCCGGTCGTGCCGATGTTCCACGTCAACGCGTGGGGGATGCCCTACTCCGCGACCGCGGCGGGAGCCAAGCACGTCTACCCCGGCCCGGCACCCGAACCGGCGGACTTGGCGACGCTCATCGAGGAGGAGGGCGTCACGTTCACCGCGGGCGTACCCACGGTGTGGCTCGGTCTGCTGGAGTATCTGGACGAGAACGACGCCGACCTCTCGTCGCTGGAGACCATCGTCATCGGCGGGAGCGCCGCGCCCGAGGCGGTCATCCGGCGCTTCGACGAGGAGTACGACGTGGACGTGCTTCACGCGTGGGGCATGACCGAGACCGCTCCCATCGGGAGCGTCTCGCACCTCAAGGCCGGCATGGAGGACTGGGACGCCGACGCTCGCTACGAGAAGCGCGGCAAGCAGGGCCTCATCGTGCCCGGCTTGGAGTTCAAGGTCGTGGAGGACGACGGCAACGAGGTGCCGTGGAACGGCGAGGACTTCGGCGAACTCTACATCCGGGGTCCGTGGGTGACCCAATCGTACTTCGAGCGCCCGGAAGCCAACGAGGAGGAGTTCGAGGACGGGTGGCTCAAGACCGGCGACGTGGTGACGGTCGATACGGACGGCTACATCAAAATCGTGGACCGAGCGAAGGACGTCATCAAGAGCGGCGGGGAGTGGATCTCCTCGCTCGAACTCGAAAACGCGCTGATGGCCCACGACGACGTGTCCGAGGCGACGGTCATCGGCGTGCCCCACGAGCGCTGGCAGGAGCGCCCCGTCGCCTTCGTCGTCCCCGTCGAAGGGGCCGACGAGGAAGCCCTGCGCGAGGAAATCTTGGCCGACATCGAGGCCGAGTACCCGCGCTGGTGGACGCCCGACGAACTCGTCTTCATCGACGAGGTGCCCAAGACCGCGACCGGGAAGTTCGACAAGAAGGTTCTGCGCGAGGAGTACAGCGACGAATCGCTGGTCGAGGGCCGCGTGCCCGAGGAAGCCGCGCCGGACGAGGAGTAA
- a CDS encoding PHP-associated domain-containing protein, translated as MHVKVLDQRVVERAKARGLDALVYAPHFERLPSVREAAARYSDDDLLVVPAREVFTGTWQNRKHLLALGLDDLVPDFIPLDAALDEFDRQDAAVLAPHPEFLNVSVSREDLAAYADRIDAVETYNPKHWPHHNQRAREIAAEFDLPSFTSSYAHLRTSVGEAWTEFDRALDSAGELVAALKEGVPRRIVRRSGWRHELRCAAEFAHLGWENSYEKIDRLFLSGTEPTHPDHIAYDDRFEGVY; from the coding sequence ATGCACGTCAAGGTGCTGGACCAGCGAGTCGTCGAACGAGCGAAGGCCCGCGGACTGGACGCGCTGGTCTACGCGCCCCACTTCGAGCGCCTGCCGAGCGTCCGCGAGGCGGCCGCCCGGTACTCCGACGACGACCTGCTCGTCGTCCCCGCCCGCGAGGTGTTCACCGGGACGTGGCAGAACCGCAAGCACCTGCTGGCGCTCGGCCTCGACGACCTGGTGCCCGACTTCATACCTCTCGACGCCGCGCTCGACGAGTTCGACCGGCAGGACGCCGCCGTCCTCGCGCCTCACCCCGAATTCCTCAACGTCAGCGTCTCGCGCGAGGACCTCGCGGCCTACGCCGACCGCATCGACGCGGTCGAGACCTACAACCCGAAACACTGGCCGCACCACAACCAGCGCGCCCGCGAAATCGCGGCCGAGTTCGACCTCCCGTCGTTCACCTCGTCGTACGCTCACCTCCGGACCTCCGTCGGCGAGGCGTGGACCGAGTTCGACCGGGCGCTCGACTCGGCGGGCGAACTGGTCGCCGCGCTCAAAGAGGGCGTTCCGCGCAGAATCGTCCGCCGATCGGGGTGGCGCCACGAACTCCGCTGTGCCGCGGAGTTCGCCCACCTCGGCTGGGAGAACTCCTACGAGAAGATAGACCGCCTCTTCCTCTCGGGGACGGAACCGACCCACCCCGACCACATCGCCTACGACGACCGCTTCGAGGGCGTCTACTAA
- a CDS encoding metal-dependent hydrolase — protein sequence MNKEGHVLNAVLLSIGLGYVFYPAGDVPTFRAIAEMSVPIILGALFPDVDTAFGKHRKTLHNLPVLAIIYGYTVFFNNLHFVWIGVATHYVLDVVGSKRGIALFYPYTKEYGLPVGVAVSSERAGIVTVAISVLEVALVAAVVHLQLPIQDLSATVSGLV from the coding sequence ATGAACAAGGAGGGACACGTTCTGAACGCCGTGCTGTTGAGTATCGGGTTGGGGTACGTCTTCTATCCCGCGGGCGACGTGCCGACGTTCCGGGCCATCGCCGAGATGTCCGTGCCGATAATCCTCGGGGCGCTGTTCCCGGACGTGGACACCGCGTTCGGCAAGCACCGCAAGACGCTCCACAACCTGCCCGTGCTGGCGATAATCTACGGCTACACGGTGTTCTTCAACAACCTCCACTTCGTCTGGATAGGCGTGGCGACTCACTACGTGCTGGACGTGGTGGGGAGCAAGCGCGGCATCGCGCTGTTCTACCCCTACACGAAGGAGTACGGCCTGCCGGTCGGCGTCGCGGTCTCCAGCGAGCGCGCCGGCATCGTCACGGTCGCCATCTCGGTTCTGGAGGTCGCGCTCGTCGCCGCAGTCGTCCACCTGCAACTTCCGATTCAGGACCTCTCGGCGACCGTGAGCGGGTTGGTGTAG
- a CDS encoding CinA family protein has product MSEEADQPPVEERIGDALRERDQTVAVAESCTGGLVGSMLTDVPGSSDYFDRGFVTYSYDAKLQDLGVAREELDEHGAVSEPVARQMARGVRDAAGTTWGVATTGIAGPTGGSDEKPVGTVFVGVAYAGDWGTQESYSAVSRYEFDGDRAAIKAQIARQALLDVLGEVESE; this is encoded by the coding sequence ATGAGCGAGGAGGCCGACCAGCCACCAGTCGAGGAGCGCATCGGAGACGCCCTGCGCGAGCGCGACCAGACCGTCGCCGTCGCCGAGTCCTGCACGGGCGGACTCGTCGGGTCGATGCTGACCGACGTGCCGGGGTCGAGCGACTACTTCGACCGCGGGTTCGTGACCTACTCCTACGACGCCAAGTTGCAGGACCTCGGCGTCGCCCGCGAAGAACTGGACGAGCACGGCGCGGTCAGCGAACCGGTCGCGCGCCAGATGGCCCGCGGGGTCCGCGACGCCGCCGGAACGACGTGGGGCGTGGCGACCACCGGCATCGCCGGACCGACCGGCGGGAGCGACGAGAAACCGGTCGGCACGGTGTTCGTGGGCGTGGCCTACGCCGGCGACTGGGGCACGCAGGAGTCCTACAGCGCGGTCTCGCGCTACGAGTTCGACGGCGACAGGGCGGCGATTAAAGCCCAAATCGCTCGGCAGGCGCTTCTCGACGTGCTGGGTGAAGTGGAATCCGAGTAG
- a CDS encoding aminotransferase class IV: MQYHVDGELVPVEEATVSVRNRGFMYGDAAFETVRVYGGEVFEWRAHADRLRRTCDALALDHGLSDDELRDRIRETLRANDLDDAYVKLSVSRGVQPGKLSPGPVEDPTVVVYVADLPRGGRPDRGKEPVWDGPATAAVVETRRIPDAALPAHAKTHNYLNGILARLELGDEVDEAVVLDSDGNLAEGATSNLFFVRDGVLHTPSLDGPILPGVTRRVVLELAESKGIPVEEGTYDPADLRSADEAFLTNSTWELRPLAAVEGTDGESGDDSAELGAGPVTERLTDAFDARVESEHYE; this comes from the coding sequence ATGCAGTACCACGTGGACGGCGAGTTGGTGCCCGTCGAGGAGGCCACTGTCAGCGTCCGGAACCGCGGATTCATGTACGGTGACGCCGCGTTCGAGACCGTTCGAGTCTACGGCGGCGAGGTCTTCGAGTGGCGGGCCCACGCCGACCGACTCCGCCGGACCTGCGACGCGCTCGCGCTCGACCACGGTCTCTCGGACGACGAGTTGCGGGACCGAATCCGCGAGACGCTCCGGGCGAACGACCTCGACGACGCCTACGTCAAACTCTCCGTCTCGCGGGGCGTCCAACCCGGCAAACTCTCGCCCGGCCCGGTCGAGGACCCCACCGTGGTCGTCTACGTCGCCGACCTCCCGCGCGGCGGGCGACCGGACCGGGGCAAGGAACCGGTCTGGGACGGCCCGGCGACCGCCGCGGTGGTCGAGACCCGCCGGATTCCCGACGCCGCGCTCCCGGCCCACGCCAAGACTCACAACTACCTGAACGGGATTCTCGCGCGACTCGAACTCGGCGACGAGGTTGACGAAGCGGTCGTGCTCGACTCGGACGGCAACCTTGCGGAGGGCGCGACCAGTAACCTGTTCTTCGTGCGCGACGGCGTCCTGCACACGCCGAGCCTCGACGGGCCGATTCTGCCGGGCGTGACGCGCCGAGTCGTCCTCGAACTCGCCGAGTCGAAGGGGATTCCCGTCGAAGAAGGCACCTACGACCCGGCCGACCTCCGGAGCGCGGACGAGGCGTTCCTGACGAACTCGACGTGGGAGCTTCGGCCGCTCGCGGCGGTCGAAGGGACGGACGGCGAGTCGGGAGACGATTCCGCCGAACTCGGCGCGGGACCCGTCACCGAGCGACTCACCGACGCCTTCGACGCGCGAGTCGAGAGCGAACACTACGAGTGA
- a CDS encoding UDP-N-acetyl glucosamine 2-epimerase, which yields MSEPTEMEIHDDRLATQMERGDYALAVVTATKPDFYKQAPLVPAADERDLPCFVLHTGQHYDDLLGHGLAEYGIEERVAVDLGIRGDLSEKTAQVMTRIKRFAEVLDDRYPDTTVLPIVHGDTLAAGVVPQAWLFATNQRVAHNEAGLRGMAPVSLDADADPATVVARQWDGEWERNRAEPFPEQYDTFVGSAASLYHFAPTELNRDHLRDEGYPESVAGRERIPVVGNSVVDAIEMKKDADVDESVFDVYPVLEERDDWIRVDVHRRANLLPERFESIVDAVVGLVEDGHNVNFVELNATEVALREYGLREKLLELADGNDNFLFTGLWKKHAHVYEFLESGQCFAEVTDSGSMQEELNHIDEALCFTLRFNTDRPETVFDANTNLLVPPISGRFVREMVEHVYEDDETRRRMAAGPNLYGNDVADRIVEFLAERRDEHPFEWAHEREGYGTDAGREFDYL from the coding sequence ATGAGCGAACCGACGGAGATGGAGATACACGACGACCGCCTCGCCACCCAGATGGAGCGGGGCGACTACGCTCTGGCTGTCGTGACCGCCACCAAACCGGACTTCTACAAGCAAGCGCCGCTGGTCCCCGCGGCCGACGAGCGCGACCTGCCGTGTTTCGTCCTGCACACGGGCCAGCACTACGACGACTTGCTGGGTCACGGTCTCGCGGAGTACGGCATCGAGGAGCGCGTCGCCGTGGACCTCGGGATTCGCGGCGACCTCTCGGAGAAGACCGCGCAGGTCATGACCCGGATAAAGCGATTCGCGGAGGTGCTGGACGACCGCTATCCCGACACGACCGTCCTGCCGATAGTCCACGGCGACACGCTGGCGGCGGGGGTCGTCCCGCAGGCGTGGCTGTTCGCCACGAACCAGCGCGTCGCCCACAACGAGGCGGGACTCCGCGGGATGGCACCCGTTTCGCTCGACGCGGACGCCGACCCCGCGACCGTCGTCGCCCGGCAGTGGGACGGCGAGTGGGAGCGCAACCGCGCCGAACCGTTCCCCGAGCAGTACGACACGTTCGTCGGGTCGGCGGCCTCGCTCTACCACTTCGCGCCGACCGAACTCAACCGCGACCACCTCCGCGACGAGGGGTACCCCGAGTCGGTCGCGGGCCGCGAGCGAATTCCGGTCGTCGGCAACTCCGTAGTGGACGCCATCGAGATGAAGAAAGACGCCGACGTAGACGAGAGCGTCTTCGACGTGTACCCCGTACTGGAGGAGCGCGACGACTGGATTCGGGTGGACGTACACAGGCGGGCGAACCTCCTGCCCGAGCGCTTCGAGAGTATCGTGGACGCGGTGGTCGGTCTCGTGGAGGACGGCCACAACGTCAACTTCGTGGAACTGAACGCGACCGAGGTCGCACTCCGGGAGTACGGTCTCCGCGAGAAACTCCTCGAACTCGCCGACGGGAACGACAACTTCCTGTTCACCGGCCTCTGGAAGAAGCACGCCCACGTCTACGAGTTCCTCGAATCCGGTCAGTGTTTCGCCGAGGTGACCGACTCCGGGAGCATGCAAGAGGAGTTGAACCACATCGACGAGGCGCTGTGTTTCACCCTGCGGTTCAACACCGACCGACCCGAGACGGTCTTCGACGCGAACACCAACCTGCTCGTCCCGCCGATTTCGGGGCGCTTCGTACGCGAGATGGTCGAACACGTCTACGAGGACGACGAGACCCGCCGACGGATGGCCGCGGGACCGAACCTCTACGGAAACGACGTGGCCGACCGAATCGTGGAGTTCCTCGCCGAGCGCCGCGACGAACACCCCTTCGAGTGGGCACACGAGCGAGAGGGCTACGGGACCGACGCCGGCCGCGAGTTCGACTACCTCTGA
- a CDS encoding Rieske (2Fe-2S) protein, translating into MDEDSAISDVTEVPADSTLLFTVRDGLDEREAILTRNSEGEVTAFENYCQHWTDVRLDRGSGATKRDGELVCGKHGALFEADSGCCTYGPCEGAVLEEVAVAVENGTVYLTDDDYEFVELGSTKEYDLSSNRSLGFD; encoded by the coding sequence ATGGACGAGGACAGCGCGATTTCGGACGTGACCGAGGTCCCCGCCGACTCGACGCTCCTGTTCACTGTCCGGGACGGCTTGGACGAGCGCGAGGCTATCCTGACGAGAAACAGCGAGGGCGAGGTGACTGCATTCGAGAACTACTGCCAGCACTGGACCGACGTGCGACTCGACAGGGGGAGCGGCGCGACCAAGCGCGACGGCGAACTTGTTTGTGGCAAGCACGGCGCGCTCTTCGAGGCAGATTCGGGCTGTTGCACCTACGGTCCCTGCGAGGGCGCGGTCCTCGAAGAGGTCGCGGTGGCCGTCGAGAACGGCACGGTCTATCTCACCGACGACGACTACGAGTTCGTGGAACTCGGCTCCACCAAGGAGTACGACCTGTCCTCGAACCGCTCCTTGGGTTTCGATTGA
- a CDS encoding transcriptional regulator has product MREADETTRERIAAHLRETAASPSALAVEFDVTASAAIDHVRHVAQSLSAGDDEQLLVAPPECRECGFSDFDDPANRPSRCPDCKNEAIEEPEFRIG; this is encoded by the coding sequence ATGCGTGAGGCCGACGAGACCACCCGCGAGCGAATCGCCGCCCACCTCCGCGAGACGGCCGCCTCGCCGAGCGCGCTGGCCGTCGAGTTCGACGTGACCGCGAGCGCCGCCATCGACCACGTCCGCCACGTCGCGCAGTCGCTGTCGGCCGGCGACGACGAGCAACTGCTTGTCGCGCCCCCGGAGTGTCGGGAGTGCGGTTTCAGCGACTTCGACGACCCGGCTAACCGCCCGTCGCGGTGCCCCGACTGCAAGAACGAGGCCATCGAGGAACCCGAATTCAGAATCGGGTGA